CGTTAAAATGGTGGGTACAGAAGTATTCTGTCTTTAACTCTACCGTTTCCCTTTAAAATCATTCTGTCCTCATATACGTACATTGTACCAAATGCATTGCTGTCTGGTGGCGTTTCAATCACCCCTTCCAATGTAAGGTGATGTATTCCACACTCATCCACGCAGTAACCACCGTCATGATCATGGCCTGCCATGAAACACACCACACACTGGTGGGAGTGCAAGACAGAAAGCGCCTCTTCATAGTTCCATGCAAGACAGATGGGGCTTGTAGAGGCTGGGTATATGGGAAGATGACCTGGGGAAGATTACAAATTATAAAGCTTAACAGATGCCCATTTCGTTGAAACCTGTATTTCTCAGTCATCTTCAAAGCAGACGACACAAAGTAAACATCTATAAAGCTAGGAATAATAACACTGGTGGCCTTGGAATTTTGCAGCGCTACACCCACACATACACAGCCTTCCAGTTGAAGACAGGAGGCAACACCATGAGAGCAATGCTGCATTTCCATCTGGCATTGGGGCCGGcttgaaagcaatttgaaatcaGTCCCCTTCTTTCCAAAAGCAGCAGATCAGGTTTTTGAAAATCTACATTCTGCTTTGAGGAATTGGTGATGTATGTATATTTGTGTCTTCTTTACCATACCATATTGAGATTTAAGGTAGCGActaaaatgtattatgtttatgctattaaaaaaagaaaccaattAATTTGACAGCTTGTAGACTAACCTTATGTTTCGGTGTACAGTATTTACCAGACAGCTGACCTACTCTACTGAGACCCGTATCTGTAGAATTACACTTACACATAACTGTGACCTTTTCTTGGTTATTATCTGCAAAGGTGAGAACTTTGTTTAACCAGTCAAGCTGCTCTCCGCTGAATCCTCCATTGAACTCGACAAACTGCTGTTTCATTCCTGTAGGTTCTGTGAAAACAGGAAATATTGTGAACTGCCTTCAAGAATTAGCTTTCTGAATGATTCAAAAGGCAGAACAAACATCATAGGTTAATGGATAAAACTTAAATCAGATACCTGGGGGAAAATTAAGATTGGTATTCTTGTTATGTTCTTGTAGATATTTAAGAGACTGGTAGTATTTCCTGCTTGGTTCTCCTCTTCCTATTATGCTTAAGTCATAGGCGTCAAGCAACACAAACCGGAAATTAGGAGCAGGGCTAAAATGGTACGAATAGCTTGGCTCTGGGTTTTTTTCCTCAACATGTTTAGCAGATTGAAACTCGGAAGTGCTTTCCAAGTGTTTACTATTAAGAACAGAGTCCATTAGGTAATCCCTGCTGAAGTTGTAAAATTCATGGTTGCCCCAGGCATGATGGGCTTTAGCTTTGCATTTATTAAACCCATTTACTACTGTTTCAAGAGCCTTTTCCGAGGCTTTGCGTGGTTTATTAAACCCATCAATAATATCACCAAGCTGTAGAATAAAACTGGGTTGGACTGGCTCCGCATTCCACTTCTCTGTAGCACTGTTCAATAAACTGATACTGTTTCTGTAATATCTCTTCCTTGTCTGTAGAAAGTTGAAGCCGTCTTCAATATCAGCATACTGTATATCTGCTATAACTCCAAAAGTGAACAGTGGTTGTGCgttttcttccatttctgttCCGATTTTGTCAGCTGATCTCCCCTCCTGCGGCACACCTTCtataaacacttaacaaacaagACACATTTATTATATTTTGAAAGGTAATCAGGAAAGAAAATCATAGTACAGTAGTCTTGACTATCCAAACCCCGATTATCTGAACACCTACATTATCCGAACACCGCCTCAGTAACCTATCTTCTGCCTTGTTGTCACATGCGCTACTCAGCCCTCAGTTACTGGTACAGAACAGTTCTGTACTGTAAAGAGTTCAATTATGTAGGCAATAACACAGAACAGAGTGTGCTGTAGTTATGAAATTACAGCACaccctgggtgcattgtgaggCATGAGGCAACCTTCTATACATCTTCTAAGGGGGGGTTCTTGTTTGGGAAAGTATATATCTATAGGTATACTGTATAGAATTAAGTCAGTTTTGTGTCTGTTTATGAGTTATTGCTGATATAACAAACAATTTACTGAAATAATTTGTATGCTATGTTTACACGTGTCATATTGCcatataagaagaagaagaagaagaagaagaagaagaagaagaagaagaagaagaagaagaagaagaagaagaagaagagcagTTGCTACAATATACATCTACCCATAACCCTGTTTCTAAATATAAGGTCAATATAATAACACTACTCTCTGATATTAAATTACTGGTAGCAGTCTCTTTGGAATTTCTTAGCATTTGTACTGGTAAAAACaccaatgataataataataataataataataataataataataataataagcctacATTGTTCAtcgttttttaaaatttatttatacAATAATTTTCACATACATTACATAAAGCTAATTTATCAAAACACCAGCGTTTTTAATTGACTGAactgaataataatattttttttagcaaaacgGTTACCAAGATGTAACTTACCCGAAGAAATTACCGTCGGCAACAGAATTATTAAGAAGTgtccattttaatttaaacattaaaaatactgtaaacaagTCTGTAGTAGTACTACTAGAGTATTATACTACTGTGTACTTCGCCCGGTTATACATTGCGTATGAAGTTACCTACAGGTAAGACAGGATGTCATTTCCTGTCGCGCAGTCATCCTTCTCATTATTAATATGAAGTATGAAAAATCCATAACATCCTTCACTTTACGcggtggggagagagagagtttaggtatatatatatatatatatatatatatatatatatatatatatatatatatatatatatatattttgcctaTAAAATGAAATAACGAAGACCGTGTCATGAAATATGGCTTTGTGGAACACCTTTTCCAATCGCCGATGTTTCAGTTGGGTTCTGTTTTGGTGTTGGATAGGAAGTGCGTGACTGTAAGATTCAATGTGGTGCTACAGAAGGTCAGGAACAGCACCATGGCACCAGTTTTAGTATCTGTTTACCGTCTGGGTTTACTTTCTTGCAAGCTTAATCATGCAGTTTTAAAGACGGGGCTGACATCTCACAGTCTGTTATTTTTTAACAGTGCACGAAACGGTGATGTTGCAGTTTCGCCAGCACTTGCTGTGCGCGGCTTCTCTGGGCTGGCACCCGTAAGTAAAATACGATACAAGTTACTTGAAAACGTGTCAGACCGCAGATGACATAACAGtcacttttaaaagaaaaaaacaaacaaaacaaacacataggcCTAACAACCGAAGTGTTAAGTTAAGTTTGTCGTCTACCTTTTATGACATCGCAAATGTTCTCAGATTATGCAGTGATTTTGTAGAATTAATATGAATGTAAACGCACCTGCgctttattctgtttatttttttaagtgttatacaattatgtaacattttattatttatcctCCATTGCACTgtatgttaacaaaaaaaaaaaaaaaaagatcttgttTATGGATAAAAAGTCGCAACATCTTCCTCGTACCTGATGATCTAAAACTCCAGGTAAAATGAGAGCCTAATGCAGGGGTTTGGCCCCAAGGAATTGACCCCATCCCTGGTTAGGCATGAGACTGTGTTCCTTCTTATCCAGTAGATTTGAGTTAGGATTATCCCTACTGAAACTGTAGTTTTGCAAAAGTAAAATGCATGTtaatcgtatttttttttttatcttgatttTAGCAGAAACAATTAAGAAGAATCTTCGTTCCATTGTGCAGAACAGGGACACACTCTCAATATAATGCCTCTAGAACACTTGCTACATTGCCTCCACCTCCTCCCTCGGAAGACAAAGGTCCAAGAAAGACTGGGGTAGGgagcattttaaatgtatagacTGCTTGTACTATACGTTTAGAAATTGTGGAACCTGCATTAAGGCTTAAATATTCCACATACATCAATGAAGACTGTGATAGTCTGCTGTGATtgctatcattttgtattttgtggaaATACTGGGGGTGAACATAAAAGAAATCTGCAAAGTAAGCTGATTGACTTGATAGCCATATTCTGTCCATTGCATGTATTGTAGGTGGCATTATATAATACCTGCatttccctgttgcaagtcaATTTCAGTTCCAACAGGTAGATATGACAGACCAGTGTATGGGGTTTCAATATCCACAACTGCACACTTTGATAgtgtttcacaaggaacagtctcaAAAGAGATGACCTTATTTGCCGTTCTGGAAAGCAAGCTTTGCTGTGGATTAAAAATCCCTTCAGCATCCCTAAATGAACATGGAGGAACTAATCATTGGGTTATGGTAACGTATCCCTCCAAAATCAATTGATACATCCAAGAGACTCTTGACTTTGAAACGTGCCATCCGACTGTCCATGGTGGCCCTACAGGTGTTTTAAGTGTAACCTCTATACTTACTGTGCACATTCACTGATACACCAGTATTTTAGACTGTTTTTTAAATGGAACCCACTGTCAGTTCACAAACAGTTGAATTGCAATACAATATGCACATTAAAACTGTACTAACATTGTCACATATCCCTTATtgttttactgtcagtttttTTACTTGCATTTGTCTCAAGTTCCATTGCAATATAGCGTATGGTTCGGGAGTGTGTTTTTAAGTGTAATAATGACAGCTAGCCACCAGAttctcaaaacacacacacaatctttgcttaaatgtttttttcatttcaacaaTTATAATGGTGACACTAAAGGAATATATTGCTCCTTAAAGGTCAGAGATCAGAACAGGACTGCAgcgattatttttaaaatacttttttttttcttcagtagcCTGTTACATGGAAGTCTCTGGTGATAACATTTGCAGTTGGTGGAACACTGCTGGCAGGGATGAAATActtcaagaaagaaaaagaag
The DNA window shown above is from Acipenser ruthenus chromosome 17, fAciRut3.2 maternal haplotype, whole genome shotgun sequence and carries:
- the adprm gene encoding manganese-dependent ADP-ribose/CDP-alcohol diphosphatase; this translates as MEENAQPLFTFGVIADIQYADIEDGFNFLQTRKRYYRNSISLLNSATEKWNAEPVQPSFILQLGDIIDGFNKPRKASEKALETVVNGFNKCKAKAHHAWGNHEFYNFSRDYLMDSVLNSKHLESTSEFQSAKHVEEKNPEPSYSYHFSPAPNFRFVLLDAYDLSIIGRGEPSRKYYQSLKYLQEHNKNTNLNFPPEPTGMKQQFVEFNGGFSGEQLDWLNKVLTFADNNQEKVTVMCHLPIYPASTSPICLAWNYEEALSVLHSHQCVVCFMAGHDHDGGYCVDECGIHHLTLEGVIETPPDSNAFGTMYVYEDRMILKGNGRVKDRILLYPPF